The Dromaius novaehollandiae isolate bDroNov1 chromosome 19, bDroNov1.hap1, whole genome shotgun sequence genome contains the following window.
GCCTCAGTGagtggggcgcggggccgggggtgggAGACGCCGGGCAGGTTTGCACCCGCGGCATGTGGGTGGCCGTGCAGCGTGCACCCCCCCAAAAGATGGGGGTCCCTTGTGCGGGACACGCGGACCTGTCCCGGGTGGGGGTCCCTCGTGCATGGACACGCAGACGCATGCTGGGTGGGGGTCCCTTATCCATGGACACATGGACTCCTCCTGCTTCAGGGTCCCTCGTGCGGGGACACATGGACCCATCCTGGGTGAGGGTCTCTTGTGCATGGACACACGGACCCGTCCCGGAGCCTGGGGGTCACCGGAGGGTGCAGGGTGTCTGGTGACACCCCTATTCAGGTTGATACCCCTGGTTCGGACAACACCCATCCACCGTACCTGGGTTTGCCGGTGGACGGGTGCAGCCTGGGGGTCTCGTGGAGGTGCTGCTCCATGGGTGGTGCCGTGGGGGATCTTCGCCGCCCATTTTCATGGATCTCAGTGTCTCTGAGCTGAAAGCTGGCGGCGGAGGGAGCCGGGAGGCGAGCGGGGGCCAGGCAGCCGGGGAGCTCGGGGCGGCTCCCTGCTGGCCCCGGTCCCATGCGGCCGTGCCTGGGGGCACGGAGCAGCCCTCCCCGCTCTGTGCATGTCCCGAACACCCTCGCCCAGGGGGTTTCCAGCCGTCCCCGCAGGGCTAACGGGCCAGCGGCCGATTTCTCGTCTCAGCCAGCATCGACTACGTGCCGACCCTCGCCAACGAGACCCTGGAGGGCAGGATAACCACCTCCACCTTCGTCCTGGAGCAGCCCCGCTGCGTGTTCACCGATGCTCAGCCCGGCACCCACATCTGGCTGGTGGTGGCCCTCGACGCGGGTAGGTGGGACGCGGGGGTGAGCACCAGGGCCGGCGCTGAGGCTGGCGTGGCCGACGCTGAGCCCGGTGCCGCCGGCGGAGCTGCAGCTGTCCCTGCTCACCCGCTATCCCGCAGCTGCGGAGCGGTTCGACGCCGGCACAATGCCGGAGACCCCCCGGCTGGCTTTCCAGACCTTCCCCAGCAACACCGCCTACGCCACGCTCGGCACCTCCATCGCCAACTACccgtgccccccgcgccccggggacTTCACGGTGCTGCGCGTCGGGAGCGAAACCGCCTGCCGCAGCGACCCAAACAGGCCCAGCTGCAACGGCCCGCTGCCGGGGCCCGGGCCCTACCGGTGAGCCTGAGCAGGCGGGCGGGCGCGAGGCCGCGGTGACGGCCGCGGGGCGTAGCTCGGACCAGCCGTGCCGTGCTCGCGCCGAGGGTCCCTGGCAGCACGGcccagcctctcctcctccccagggtGAAGTTCGTCGCCTGGGACAATGTCACAGCCCAGGCCCAGACACACTGGTCTGAGCCCATCACCCTGAAAACAGGTACCCACCTCCCCGTCCCCAGGCACCTGGCAGAGCCACGGCACGATTGCACAGCACAATTGCACGGGGAGATTGCACGGGGTGATTGCACGGGGAGATTGCATGGGGTGATTGCACGGGGTGAATGCGCGTGCACGCAGTGTGCTCCCCCGGCTGGGGTCCTCCTCCCGCCCCAGCCCCCAGGGCTCTCCTTTGCTCCCggggctcttccttccctccgGTCTCCCCCCCAGCTCTGCAAGCCGACAACCTCCCCGTGACGGCTGGCGGGCACAGCACCGGCATGATCATCCTCACCGCCATCCTCTCCATCCTCTTtgctgtcctgctggcctgcctggtgGCCCTGCTGGCCTCCTGGTGGTGAGTGCCACCCCGGCGCCTCCCGGTCCCCGTGGCACTGCCCGGGCGCGTGGGGCGGTGCGAGGGGCTGCGAGAgcccgggggcagctgggcaCGCTGCGTCCCCTGCAGCAGGGTCGCCGTGCCCAGCCGTCCCCGGGGGCTTGGCCCCAGCACCGTCCGGCCCAGCCCGCAGGGGCGATGCCGGCACCCCGTTCCCACGGGACACCATCCCAGCCctcatccctccttcccttcccagctccaACTCATacggcagcagcagcatcttcagcAAGCCGGACGCGGTGACGGTGAGGCGCTACAACACCCACCACGTCTACGACCAGCCGGCCGCCCGGCTCTGagcccccgccgcgtcccccaGCACCGGCTCTGCCCCGCGAGCAGATGCCTCCCGGCGCCCCCCGCTTCGCTGCTGCGATTCccgcggccggggcccggcgcccgccgagccggccctgccctctgccccggcCGGAGCGGCCACCTTTGGGTGCTCTCACGGCCCCGCAAAGCCTGATCTCTTCCCCGCTCGCAACGCCGCGGCCCGGAGGGGATGCACGGGTGcaccgcgccgccccgggggctgcaTCTCCCAGGAAGGGTCCCCGGCGCGGGAACGGGCCCGAAGCGGGACCGGGGAGAGGGGCCCAacgcggcgctgccggccggcGGGGCGATGCCGCAGGCGCGGGGAGCAGCGAGGTTTCGGGTGGGAGCCGGCGAGCCGCGGGGAAGGGCGTTTCCGCGTGCTTTGCGCCTGAAGTGCGCGGGCTGCCTGGCAACCCGGCGGTCCGCTCCCACCCAAACCTCGCCGCCTCCCGCAGCCGCCGGCGAAAAGCCCGCGTGCACCCGCGgcgctgggcaaggcgctgccgctgcccggcccctgccccccgcagcggcccccgccgcctcgcccgcgctTTTTCCCTGCGCTGCCGCGTCTCCCCTCCGGGAAGGAGCTGGCAAAGGCGCGGGAAGCGGAGCGGTGCGCGCTCTCCCCCGCGCTGCTTCCCGACAGCAGGACCTTGTGGACCAGAAGCGAAATAAAAAGCTGTTGCTTTACTGAGGAACGCTAAAAAGATTCGAGCGAAGGTGTTTTTCTCGTGTCCCTCATCCCCAGATGTCATTTAGAAATGGATGGGGAACGCGGGGTGGGTTTCCTGCCCGTCTTTCCGTCTTCCAGTGCAGGAGCGGTTCTGCCGCCCTGGGCTCGCTCTGCTCCAAATCCGCCCCGTCCCGGCCGCGGGAGGGTTTCCCGCACGCAGGCACGAGCGAAGCCTTTCCAGGCCCTGCCGAGGTTCCCTGTCCATCCACGAGATGGCAAGAGGGGACCGGCCGCCCGTCCCCGCTCCCCTGGCGTGGGCTGGGGTGCCCCGCTCCCACGGGGGGGCTGGGGTGGTGGGTTCCCATGGCTGGCCAGTTCCCACAGTGGGGTTTGGGTGCCTGGTTCCCATGGGTGGTTTTGGGCACCCAGTTCCCATGGGTGTTTTTGGGTGCCGGGTTCCCCTGGATGGGTTTCAGTGCCCAGCTCCCACGGGTGGTTTTGGGTGCCGGGTTCCCCTGGGTGGGTTGGGTGCCTGGGGCATCTCGCAGCGGGGTGCTGCGTGGCCTGGGGGCCCGGGGTGCTGGGACGGGGGGATGCCTTTCCCAGGACATGCTTTGCCTTCAAGGCTTGGAGCGGGCAGGAGACGGTCCcgcagggctgctggggctggcgcCACGTCCGCGCCGAGGGCCGTATCCAGGCCACATCCAGCAGCGCTGGCAGGCGGAGAGGGATGTCAGAGCTGCACGGTGCATCCAGCCACCCCTTGCGCTCCCCAAGCCCTAAAgctcctctccagccccagctcGCCCATTTAGGCAGCCACTGCCTGGCGTGACCTGCCAGTGAGGCTGGCGCTGGCCCCGTTGGCACCGCCGTCCCCCCCGGCCTCAGGGGGTGCGGGAGGAGCCGCATTCCTTCCCGGGAGCCCTGGGACCCGCAGCAGCCTGGAAAGCCACTGCCGGGAGCTTTCCCGGGCCGCCCGCCAGTCCCAGCCCCGTGCAGgagctgcccagcagctgtggctgcaaATGCCCAATGTcaggctgctcccccccccccccaataaatatatatatatttttatgtacatatatacacacacacacacacaatttattttttctgtaggcAGGTTGTGAAGGGCACATGGGCAATGAATGTGTATCATGTTATATTTATACTTCATCCATATTCATATCTTTTCCATATTCGGAGCACCCTTATCCCCCACCGGGGTATCACTGCAGTCCCCGGAGGTGGGGTATGAACCTGCCTCCCGCGTTTCAGCCTGAACCAAGGATCACGCTGCAAAAACACTGCCCCAGCATCTTGTTTAGCAGCTGGGAAGGGGAATATAATTTCCCAAGCTTTTGCATAGCTTCTCTAGGCTCTTCATGGAGCATTAACGGAGTGAGATCCCCGGGATaatcccagctgcagcaggcgGCTGGTTCCTCGTTCGGCAGATCAAGGCTCCTGAAGCCATCTCCTGCACCCCCCCAAAATGAAACGCGTTTCCCCGATAAAGCGGCTTAGAGCAGCCCGGCGGGGTTTATCCCGCCGTCACGCAGATGCTCATGGAAATCGGGCATCCGGCTGCGGGAAAAGCcgccggcggggcagcgcggcccggctccccgcggAGGCTCTCCGGGGCAGGGCGTCCCCGTGCCGCGGGCGGCCGCGAATGCCAAGGCCCCGCGGTGGTGTGCGTCACGCCGGGGCCCGCGGTGCCGAGCCGGCCCGGAGGCGTCGCGGGGCAGGGCGCCCGGCTCCGGTTTCAGGGCGCCGCTTTGGCCGGGATTTGCCACGCCGGCACCCTGGCAAGGCTGGCGaaggcccccggcccccgccggcccgtgggggcagccccggccccctccaGCCCGCTTTTGCCCCCCTCGGCTGCCGGGGAAGCAGCAGCAACATAAACACCCTAAATATAGAGCGGGGCCGGGAAGGCGCGGTGCAACCCGACCCGCGGCACCGCGGCACCCACGCCGCGCTCCTCCCGCCGGGAGGGCCTTCCCTTcaccttttcctcctgttttttcccccagctccccCAAACCGCCCCAGCGGGGGGGTTTCCCGAGGGAGCGGTGCCCGGGGTGTTTTCTCTGGTCAATATTTACCCCTGGCGGTCTGCCCGCCCCGGGGAGCGGGCGCTCCCGTCCGCAcatccccccccgccgccgtgtAAAGCAGGTTAATGATTTCCTGGCTTCGTCTTGACGGATCGACCCGAAACAACGGAAAACATGGGCTCGGGGCGGCAGCAAGGGCTTGCCGGGTGCACGGCCACCCCGTCGCCAGCGGGAAGCGGGAGCCGTAGCCCCGGCTGTGTCGGCGGCTCCGGGAGCAGATGGCGCGGCCGCAATTACAGCATCACGTCCATGAGCGCAGCGCCGCCGGGCATCACGCGCTGCATTTagaaagatcctttttttttttgctgctttgtttgtttttaatatgctgCTTAAATCCGCTGACGGCGCGGCTCTCGATCCGCGCCCACGCAGCGCTCGGCCGAGGCGACCGCCGCCTCCGCGACGGGGGGAACCGAGGCACGGACACCCGGCGGCTGCGGGAGCCGAGGCCGGGGCGCCGGAGCGGGATGCCGGGAAGCGGCAGCCCGGGGTCGGGTTGGGAGAGGTGGGAGCCCGGAGAGGGGCGGCATCCCCCCGCGGCGCGGGACGCCCGGGTGccgggagggaggcagctgcctCGTCCCCGGGCTGCCAGCCGCCTGTAGGTGCTCCCTCGGCCGGGGCTCCTGCGGGAACGGGCCGGGAGTCCTGCGGGAACGGGACTCACCCGCTCCCACCTCCCTCCCCATCCCGGCTCTGCACTGGGAATGGTTTTCCCGAGGACCAGCAGCGAGCCAATACAGGGTGTCCCCGACCCCTGTGAGACCCACGGCAGCATGAGGTGACCCTGGCCCCTGCAAGACCCACAGCAATATGGGGTGACCCGTGAGACCCATTGGAATATGGGGTGTCCCCCAAGGTCCACAGCAGTATGGGGTGTCCCCAACCCCTGCGAGACCCACAGCAATATGGGGTGACCCGTGAGACCCATTGGAATATGGGGTGTCCCCCAAGGTCCACAGCAGTATGGGGTGTCCCCAACCCCTGCGAGACCCACAGCAATATGGGGTGACCCGTGACACCCACAGCAATACGGGGTGTCCCCCAAGGTCCACAGCAGTATGGGGTGTCCCCAACCCCTGCGAGACCCATGGCAATATGGGGTGACCCGTAACACCCACGGCAATACAGGGTGTCCCCCAAGGTCCACAGCAGTATGGGGTGTCCCCAACCCCTGCGAGACCCATGGCAATACGGGGTGTCCCCCAAGGTCCACAGCAGTACGGGCTGTCCCCGACCCCTGTGAGACCCACAGCAATATGGGGGGGTCCCACGAGGCCATCAAAAACGTGGGGGTCCCGTTCCCCGGTGAGGCCCTCAGCAATTTGGGGTCCCACAGCAGgttgggggtccccagcccctgcgaggcccccagcagctcGGGGGTCCCACAGCACTCGGGGgtccccgccgggcgccgccccCGCTCCGGAGTGACTCCGGATCAGCCCCGCCCAATCACCGCCGGGgacacccccccggccccgcccccgggccctgCCCTGCGCGCCGAttggcggcccgcggcgccggctcGCAGCCGGGAGctgggcgcggggcgcggcgccggcggggacgCGGGTTCGGGGCCGCCGCTCGCCGCTCGCCATGGCCCGGCGGAGCTCGCTCTCCATCCGCGTCGTGGAGGGCAGGAACCTGCCCGCCAAGGACATGTGAGTCTCCCCGCGGGAGGggctggagttgggggctccccCCGGGAGGGCGCCACGATCCCCCCGGCAGTGTCCGTGCCTTAGGGCTTCCCTCCCGGGCCGGCTTTGGGTGCCCCCCTGCAATGCGTGGTGCTTTGGGGTGCCCCCCTGCAGTGTTAGGTGCTTTGGGTGCCCTGTTGCAATGCCTTGGGGTGCCCCCCCGATAGTGTCAGGTGCTTTGGGTGCCCCCCTGCAATGCCTGGTGCCTTGGGGTGCTGCCCTTGTGGTGCCTGGTGCTTTGGGGTGCCCCCCTGCAGTGTTAGGTGCTTTGGGTGCCCCCCCAGGTGCTTTGGGGTGCCCCCCTGCTAGTGTCAAGTGCTTTGGGTGCCCTCTTGCAATGCCTTGGGGTGCCCCCCTGCAGTGCCTGGTGCTTTGGGTGCCCCCCCGGCATGCTTTGGGGTGCTCCCCAGCAGTGTCTGTGCATTAGGCCCCCCCTAGGAGTGCTGTGGGTGCCCCTAGCAGCACCCAGTGCTTTGGGTGCCCCCTCTCCAGGGCTTCCCTGGCACCCCCacgctgccgtggggcagggctgcccccCACACGCCCTCCGCCTGCAGCCGGCCCAGAGCTGGGTGCTCGGCGGGGCCTTGGTGCCCCCCCAGGACGGCCAGCCCGCGGCCTCTGAGAGCAGCCGCGGTGCCTCTGTCCCTCCCGTCGCTTCTCCTCTGCGAGCGGCGGCTGGAAGCGGCAGCGCGGACACCCGGGACCCCCACGGCTGCCCTGGCCCGCTGCGCTTCCCGCGGGATGCAGGCGTCGAGGAGCTGCTCAGCCCGGCCGGGAACCTGctgtcggggcggggggggcgagAAAAAGAGGATAAAGGAGGACAGAGATGGTCCTCCCCCTCCGGCGTGTGCCAGGCCTGATTTAAATCCCGTGGAGCAGCTCCCCGCCGGGAACTCCAGCTGGTGACAGGAGGTGGGATTTCAGGAGAGCTGCGGAAAACTGGCTGCGAGATCGCACTTCAGCCGGGGGCTTCCAGCCCTGCGGGCGGGCGCAGccggggaaggggcagggagcccccccggggctgcgaAAAGGGAAACCGGAGACCCGGCTCCTTCCTTCGCCTGCCGCCGCCTGACCTTGGCCGCGTCTCTTCGCGGCACGCCGGCCGTCGCCCgctccccgcctgcccgccgACGGGGATTTACGGTTCCCGctcgcctcgctctgccccgcggctTTCCCACGCCCGGGCTCGCGGCGGGTCCCTCTCTCGGGTCCCGCACCGGGGGCTGGGACCGCGTGACGCTGCGCCTCTGCGGGCGATGCCCGGTCTTGGGAACGGCCAAGCGACCCGAAGACGCTCACCGGGTGAATTTTTAGGACGCTGGGAAGGGCCGTGCCAGACCCGGGTGTGTGGGGCGGCCACGGGAGCCCCCCCGGTCCGGGCAGCGTCTCCTTTACCCGTGACCGTCTTTGCTTTCTCAGCCGCCTGGAACGAAATCCCTCCCCGGCAGCCGGGAGGGAGCCCGGCCTCGGCCCGTCTCCAGCTCGCTGGCCCCTCCTGCCTCTTATTTATGCTGCCAAGCACCCAGACggggtttttttgcccttttccCAAGCCAGCCCTGCCTCTGGCTGCGCCGGGCTCGCACCTGCGGGATCCCCACCTCCGCCCCGGCAGACCtgacccgccgccgccgtcccccgtGCCCAGGCGCCCGTTCCCGCGGGGCTCAGCCCCAGCCGAGGGACCCCGAGttcgggccgggccggcgggggggtTCGTTTCAGCAAAGCTCCCCCGTCGCCCTCCCCACGCGGTTCCCGCCTCCCTCCAGCGAAGAAAAGCTGGTGTTTGTTGTTGAGCCTCGAGCAAGCGTCCGCCCGGACAGCGGTTTGGCACCGGCACCCGGCGCTGCCACGAAACCACAGAAGTGGCTGTGAGCAGgcggggcggctgcccgcgcTCCCCTCCACGTcagcgcgcggggcggcgggggggcccaaACCCGCGGGACGTGGCGGCACCGCGGGCGGCTGCGAGGCTTCCCGCGGGCGGCCTCCTCTCCGCGGAGCCCTGCCACATCCCGCCCTGGATCCGGGCTGCAGGGAAGCGAGGgaaactgcctttttttggtggtggttgttCCCTGCTCCCCCGCGAGTGCCTCAGCCGGGGAATTTCCAATCGTAAAACTCGTGCGATCCATCAGTCCCTGCTCGCCGCCGCCGGCGAAGATGGATGGTGGCGCATGCCTGCGCCGTGGGGGGACACCAGGGCGGGCTCCGCttggcctttttatttatttatttatttatttatttatttatttccctctCTGTATAATTTTGTGAGTGTCGGATCCCTCCCGGGGCGCTGCAATGCCGCAGAGATGGCGTAACCCCGGCGGGGACCCGGCGACGGCGCGGGCTCCCAGGCGCCGCTTCAGAGGGGGGGTTGCATTGGCCCCGCGTGAGGGTGGCCTCGGTCCCCTCGGGGCGGCTGCCGCTGGGAAACGCGCTCCGcggcgcccggcagggctggcgggACGCAGTCGGCGGGCAGGTGCGTGCCCGCTCGCCGCCGGGTCGTTTGCACAAGGCAGGAAATGTCGGCGACAGCATCTGCTGAACGGGGCTGAATCTGCTGGTGTCACTTAGGAGCCATCGGTGCATCGCGGCGCTCCTCGGGCTCCCGCGCCCCGTCCTCGGCACGCGCTTTggcagcgccgcccgcgcggGCGTGCTCCGGACGCGACCTGTCCCGACCTTCCTGTTTTCGGGAAGGGAAGTTGCTCCGTGCCCGGCTCTCCctggccccccgcccgccccggctcctTCCTTCACCTGGAAACTCGCAGCTCGTTGGCAAGCGCCTCCGGGCGCCCGCGTTAATGAGTAACCGCCGCGGCTGCCGGGCAGCCTCGCACCAGGCCATAAAAACGGCGATTTTCTTGGCAGCGGCCCGCGGAAGGAAGCGGGGTCGGAGCGCGGCCGGGAGAAGCGCCGCAGCCAGGGGTGTCTTGGCCCCGGGTCCGTGCGGAGGTGGCCGGGCGCGGGGTCCCCGCGGGCTCGGAGGAAGCGTCGCGTCCCCGCTCCTCCTCGCGCCGGCGGAGGGGGCTGCGAGCACGTGGACCCGTTTCGGGGAAAAGGGCGAGTTTTGTTTGTTATCCGCTTTCCTCCTTGGAAAAGAAGAGCCGCGCTCTGGCTGCCGGCGGGGCGCTGCTTCAACCCCCGGCATGGATCCGCTCGCTGGTGTTCGGTCCCAAAGGCCTGCGGGCTTTGCCACTCTCCTGCGttgattctctgatgtctaataaggGTTGTGCTTCCCCCCTTAGTCCCCTTAGGATTCccccctgcctgcagctccctgtttcTCCCAGTCCCGCGTGGACTCGGGGCTGGCAGGACTGTGCGGTCACGCAGTTGCCTGCTGGGCCGGTGTCCCACAGCCTGGCACGTCCCTCGGGGCCGAGGACAGCGCTGATGGTGCCGTGCCGCTGTGTTTCAGCACGGGGAGCAGCGACCCGTACTGCATCGTGAAGATCGACAACGAGGCCATCGTCAGGtgagcggccccggccctgcgcagAGCCCCCCGCCCGCTTCGGAGCAGCTGGCAGAAACGCCGGCTCCCATCCGTagatttcccctcttccctctccaaaTCCCTGTCCGGGCCCCGACACGACGGGACGTGCCAGTGCGCCCGTTGCCTCGGCGGGTTTCTTGCATCCCCGCTGCTACGAGTGCCGATTTTATTATCATTACTGGTTATCGTCCTCCGCTCTGGGCCGGAGGGTTTGCGccccaggccgtggggcaggccgggGGGGTGGGAGGGCCGCGCGAGCCCTGTCCCCCACCACTGGTGCCACCACCCCGCAGGACCGCCACGGTGTGGAAGACGCTGTCGCCGTTCTGGGGGGAGGAGTACGAGGTGCATCTGCAGCCCAGCTTTCACAGCGTCTCCTTCTACGTCATGGATGAGGACGCGCTCAGGTACGGGCAGGCGGGTCGGGAAGCTCCTCCGACTTCCCAGCATCCTGGGCCGAAAGACCTGTGCGTGGGACCTGCCACGGCACCAAGCTCCAAAGGCATCTCGctgcccttttttttccctgggttTGTTTTCCAGCCGCGATGACGTTATCGGGAAAGTCTGCCTCACGCGGGACATGCTGGCGGAGCACCCCAAGGGTAGGAGGGACGGGGTCGCGCTGGGTGGGTCACCCCAAAAGATGGgcacccccccccctttgcagCGAGTCTGGGGGCGCTGGGAGGAAATCTGGTAGGGATGGGCAGGGAAAGACCCCCAGCCTCAGCATCCCGTCCAGCACCCGTCCAGCTGAGGGGCAAACCTGCGCCTGCTCCCCCGAAAGCAGAGCAGGGCCTGTCCCCCGGCCACTGCAACCGCTCCGGCACCTTCGCGCTCATCTCCCCCGCGTGCCGTCctcgccgggccccgcgcgcccTCCTCGCTTTCCCGGCACAGCCCGGAggagcggggctgcccggggagagGACGCTTTGCGGCTGTTTTAGTGAGTCAGTGGTGGGGCTCTGAGCGTCGCGGCCCCCCCGGGAACGGCGCTGAGCAGCCGCCGGGGCTTCGGCTCGCGTCCAGGCTCCGGCTAGAGCAGGGCGCGACGGTGGCCGCTCTCCCCGCAGGCTTCAGCGGCTGGCTGAGCCTCAGCGAGGTGGACCCCGACGAGGAGGTGCAGGGGGAGATCCACCTCCGCCTCGAGGTGCTGCAGAGCGAGGCCGGCCGGCGGCTCTGCTGCACAGTGCTCGAGGCCAggtgagcgcggggccggggctgccggctggcCGGTCCAGCGCACGGTCGGGCTTTGCACTTAGCCAGCAAAACGGAGCTGCCAGTGTCTCCCGCCTGTGGTCCGAGGAGACCCCGAGGTGCCCCCCTGCTTTCCTGCTCCTCTCCGCAGGGATTTGGCTCGGAAAGACCGGAACGGCGCCTCGGACCCCTTCGTCAGGGTGCGCTACAACGGGAAGACGCAGGAGAGCGCCGTGAGTGCGGGGCTCCGTCCGGTGGAGATGTTCCCTTTAGATATCCGTCATCTTAAAGACAAGGGTTTGGCACAGCTAAGTCACTAACGGGGCTTTGCGTCGGTGGCCGGAACGGTGTCAAGGGCTGCAGTGGTGGCTtccaggagccaggagactgaCTTGAAAAAATATGCCTCCTGCCATGTGTTTTGAAGCCCATGAATGGGAAATTCAGGTCGGTCTTCCTTTCTTCCTAAACCGTCCTCAACGGTGCAGGAAGAATTTGTCCTTCAAGAGCCAAGAGCCACAATGGCCACCAAACGCATTGTCCCACGAGCCAGGCTCCCAGCAAGTCACGGGCTACCTGGAGGCCAGTTAGGAAATGGAGCCGCCTGCACGGCCGTGGCCCGGCTGGATTTAATCTTGTGCCGaagccgggagccccggggatgTACAGGCTGCTCCGTAGCACCGGCGAGGGTGGTTGAAGCCGTTGCCTTTTCCCACTGCTGCAGGTGGTGAAGAAATCCTGCTACCCACGCTGGAACGAGACCTTCGAGTTCGAGGTGCCCGAGGCCGCCGGGGAGCAGCTGTGCGTGGAGGTGTGGGACTGGGACCTGGTCAGCCGGAACGACTTCCTGGGCAAGGtgcgggccgccgcggggccgggcaggcgcGGAGCGCTCTCGGCAGGTCGCGGTGAGCGTCCCCTTTTCTGGGTCCTTGCATGGAGAAAGCCCTAGTGCAGGACGTTGTCGCCGCCGCAGGCTGGGACACGAGCCCTTCTCGGGATGCTCCGAGAGGGGGGTTGGGTGCAGGGATGCCAGCAAAGCCCCGTGGGCTCTCTGGCCTCAGTTTCCACATCTGTAGGAGGGTTTTCTCCTCCTCACTGGCCCCTTCGGGACTCGCTAGCTCTCTTGCCGAGAGCGTTGCAGCCCGGAGCCGAGCCGGGAGCGTTTCCAGGGAGGACTGCAGACCTCGCTCAGCCCAGCCACGGACCCGGCCGGGGTGGCGGAGGACAGGGCGGGTGTCCCGCTTTCCCGGCCGACTGCCCGACCTCTCCTCCCGTGTGCCCTGCCAGGTGGTGTTCAACGTGCCGGGGCTGCAGGCGGtctggcaggaggagggctggttCCGGCTGTGGCCGGACAAGTCTAAG
Protein-coding sequences here:
- the LOC112987320 gene encoding uroplakin-3b-like protein 1 gives rise to the protein MLPLLLLLATAPGADGLTSIDYVPTLANETLEGRITTSTFVLEQPRCVFTDAQPGTHIWLVVALDAAAERFDAGTMPETPRLAFQTFPSNTAYATLGTSIANYPCPPRPGDFTVLRVGSETACRSDPNRPSCNGPLPGPGPYRVKFVAWDNVTAQAQTHWSEPITLKTALQADNLPVTAGGHSTGMIILTAILSILFAVLLACLVALLASWCSNSYGSSSIFSKPDAVTVRRYNTHHVYDQPAARL